Proteins from a genomic interval of Pristis pectinata isolate sPriPec2 chromosome 9, sPriPec2.1.pri, whole genome shotgun sequence:
- the LOC127574214 gene encoding melanocortin receptor 5-like gives MNLTELSLASLTLAETVMNRTRSSPALCEQVSVAIEVFLTLGIMSLLENILVIAAIIKNRNLHSPMYFFVCSLAVADMLVSVSNAWETIVITLLNNRHLVVKDSFIKQVDNVFDSMICTSVVASMCSLLAIAVDRYVTIFYALRYHHIMSVKRAAFIIAGIWTLCTGCGVIFIIYSESPTVIICLVTMFFIMLLLMASLYSHMFLLARSHAKRIAAMSGYNSIHQQASMKGAITLTILLGIFIVCWAPFFLHLILMISCPGNLYCVCFMSHFNLYLVLIMCNSIIDPLIYAFRSQEMRKTFKEIICCYGLRAACGVTGK, from the coding sequence ATGAACTTAACCGAGCTTTCCCTGGCGAGTCTAACTCTGGCTGAGACGGTGATGAACAGGACGAGAAGTTCTCCTGCTTTATGTGAACAAGTCAGTGTAGCCATTGAGGTGTTTCTGACTCTGGGTATCATGAGTCTGCTGGAAAATATTCTGGTTATTGCTGCGATTATTAAGAACAGGAATCTGCACTCGCCCATGTACTTTTTTGTCTGCAGCCTGGCAGTGGCAGACATGTTGGTGAGTGTGTCCAATGCATGGGAAACCATTGTGATAACTTTACTCAACAACAGGCACTTGGTTGTCAAGGACAGCTTTATCAAACAGGTAGACAATGTGTTTGACTCCATGATCTGCACCTCTGTGGTGGCAtccatgtgcagtctcttggCCATTGCTGTCGATAGGTATGTCACCATATTCTACGCCTTGCGCTACCACCACATTATGAGTGTGAAGCGAGCGGCTTTTATTATTGCAGGGATCTGGACGTTATGCACCGGGTGTGGTGTCATTTTCATCATCTACTCCGAAAGTCCAACTGTCATCATCTGTCTTGTCACCATGTTCTTCATCATGTTGCTTCTTATGGCTTCCCTCTATAGCCACATGTTCCTGCTGGCTCGCTCCCATGCCAAGCGGATTGCTGCTATGTCGGGCTACAACTCCATTCATCAGCAAGCAAGCATGAAAGGCGCCATCACCTTGACGATCCTGCTTGGCATCTTCATCGTCTGCTGGGCTCCATTCTTCCTTCACCTCATCCTCATGATCTCCTGCCCCGGGAACCTGTATTGTGTGTGCTTCATGTCACACTTCAACTTGTACCTGGTCCTCATCATGTGTAATTCAATCATTGACCCACTCATCTATGCCTTCCGCAGTCAAGAGATGCGGAAGACTTTCAAGGAGATAATTTGCTGCTACGGTTTAAGGGCGGCTTGTGGAGTTACTGGCAAATGA